The Apostichopus japonicus isolate 1M-3 chromosome 20, ASM3797524v1, whole genome shotgun sequence nucleotide sequence TTCCCTCTTGCTACCTCCCATATCATGGAACCATGATCATGGAACCAGGAAAAAATCTGTGTTTTAAGCTATCTATGCCAAATAATCATAAAGATGTAAAAGGATACAGTGTTTCTCATACAAATGAAATTTACCTTTAGTGTGATGTGAATGAATAGGAGTTAACCATGGTAAGACATAGTGTTTTCTGTACTATGTGAAAGCTGAATAATATCAAAGTATGATTTAtgtaataaatgataaaaattatGAACATGACAGTGGTTGTCTTgcctttcaattttttttcaaaggcCAGGGAGTGTATCTAACACATTGGGAGTGTTGAACTGCGTTGAGTAACTTCAACATGAGTTCATGAGAACTTAAAGGGTCAGCCTTAAATGGTCAGCAGTATTTGGGTCATCAATGTTAACCacatatatgctagaaagtcaagtGATGGCCACCAATGCTATAAATTTAACAGTATTTCACTGCCActgttaaaaacaaacaaaaagttaCCCATCCTGGGATACTTAATTAtctaatttattttaataattctcAATAGCTGGGAATAATTTGCAGGATTAGAGCATCTCATAATTTAAAGTATTCTTGAAAACTTCTAGGAATTTTTAGCTAGCCGTAATTTGGTAGCCAAATTCCGATGACCTTGGAAGGTGCCACAGCGCTTTGACACTAGCTGAATTGCTGTTGAATGCCGCTGGTCTCATGTCCTCAGAGAGTCACTGTTGGTCAAGCTTACAGTAGAGTTGGCACCTATCTTCACAGTTCCCTGAATGTGTGTACAGAATCAGTGCCAAAGACAGAACCGGACAAGcaaggaaaaataaaatcttTACCTGTACTTCATCACTCTCTCAAACCAGTCCTGTTATGTCAAAAGTGACCAGGTATATTGTGAACATGATGGTCCCTCTTGTGGACATGATGGTCGCTCTTGTGGGTATATGATTATGGTCCCTCTTGTGGACATGACAATGGTCCCTCTTGTGGACATGATGATGGTCCCTCTTTTGGACATGATGGTCCCTCTTGTGGACATGATTATGCTTCCTCTTGTGGACATGATGATGGTTCCTCTTGTGGACATGATGGTCCCTCTTGTGGATTTGATGGTGGTCCCTCTCGTGGAACCATCATGAGAAAATGTAGATGAGCTTGATAGCCAAAGGTGGTTTATTGGGAAGAAgaaattttagtattttggaAGGTTGCTTTGCATATTCCAAGTCACATTTAAAAATCTACCAACTTGAAAACATTCCAGAAATGATCTTCCTCCCGATCAAACTGATCGGTCCTTGCCtggaaaatttgttttgatattgtCCATACAATACCTGTTCTATCATCCAAGTGTGCATCAAGTTTTCCATAAGagacaaaaatgttaaaaaaagacATTTAACAAGTGCCACTGTATTAGTTACATTTTAATAGTAATATTTGTCCCTGTTCATAAACAACACATTACAACATTACTTTATATGATCATTACAAAATCAAAGTCACTTTCATATACATATGTTGctatagaaaagaaaaacaatgaaaaaaacaaacagaaaaatcaGTGGAAATGTGAATAACACTGACATTGATAGGAGTGGATTTTAAAGACACAAAAAGCAATcttcatattttacaatttagTCCCATGTAAAAACATCACTTTTACAACTCTTGTAATTATTGGAGTGCTCATTGAAAATGAGTCACATTTCAATACTAAAGcgcatgaatatttatagacaaatattttatatttgtcatTACAAAAGAGTCATGAAGGCTCCTCCTTACATCCCTGAAGCCCAGATACCCTCTCAATATCTTACAATTGTTTGACACACTGCTATAAAGTATTTTTCAATATCGACGTGTATTTAACTCATTTATCTAAGACTATTTGTGAAACCCACGTAATGATATCCTAATGCAGTAATGTGATGATTTGAAAGCACAGGTTTTAGTTAGATGATGTTACTATGTCAGGCACTTGTGTGTTGACCAAACAGTCAATTTGAAGACCCACACAACCCCCTTCAGTGGTGGTTAGGTATGCAAACTAGGGATACAAAATCCACCTAAATGCTGTGAAACTGCCCTTTTGCTTATTGTTTTTCCCCTATGGTTTCCACTTAACAATTAAATTAACACTTAAACCATCCCATTATAAGAAAAGTTTTGCCCAACATTACAAATAGGAAAATCCTAACAATTGTGTGAGCACACTTGAATTATTTTGCACAATCGTAAGGTTTTGTCAAAAAAAGTTATCAAAAGATGATTTATACAGCCTTATAAAATGTTGTACCAAAAGATGCGAATCATTTTGTTGAGGGCAAGCATGCAGCACAATTCATATCACTGACTGACGCCGACATTGGGCAAGCAGGGACACATCTATTATAAGTGTTGAAGATCTCAAAAAAGCCGATGTTAATCAGCAAGTTTTTACCAACTGGGAGAGCACTCGTCTTCATTAAGATCTTGCCATAGGTTCGTTTACAATCGCGCAAATACCAAAAACTATTTCCCAAACAATTATGTCGCTGTtttcaataagaaaaaaaaaaacgtttttttccTTAGCCCAAGGATTTTTGATTTGataactttttggaaaaataagAGGTGGGCTATAAGaacgaaaacaaaaatttaaaataagaaaagaaaaaatttaaacatatcattttttagtaGAGACCAGACTACGGTCCACTCCTATCAATGCAGATGATATATAAGTTAAGCAAAAAGAGAGATTAGTTCCGACAACATCCCGCCTGTGAGAGCAAGTTTTAGGAGTAATGTCTTCATAGAGTCTTTTCATAGACGTCTTTCTTCTGCTTAACACTCAATGTTCGCTACCCTACTGCCGAGAAGCCTTCAGATAtgtctgttgttgttgttgtttttattcttcaaaatcCATCCTTACAAGCCTAGAATACTCTCAAGTCCAAAGTGGTAAAAATGTAATTGGAACTTATCATAATTTGACACAAAAAACCTTGGTGGAAGAACTAAGGATAGTTTAGATATTGCTATGTTAATTAAAAAGTTACTTTGACTGGATGGTAACTGTGGCAAGTTAATAGAAGAAAGCTGTTATTTTAATTAGTATTTCATCGATAAAAATCAAGAGCATTTTGACGCTGATACAGGAcggtaaatgaaaagaaacaaaatgccACTAACACGTCCTTCTTGAAAGTGCAGAAAATGATATCAGAACAcaaaaaaaggaggaaaaaaacTCTGACCTAAGTGCTGGCTTATTGAAAAAGGTGCAAGTAGGTGCACACAATTGGTTTTCATATAATCTGGACTTGAGAACTTCTAACCTTTTAAAGAGATGAAGAGTTTGGTTTTAACAGACATAACTAAGGCTTCCTTTAAAGCAGCAGGGCTTAACCTCAGCAACCCGTTGTGGTCACGTCTAGTCCCGACGCTTTGGTAACATCCATGGTCGTGAACACCTGGCAAGCAAAAGAGAGGATTGTGTAGGGTTAATACCATGGAAGCTGACAGGACTCTTACATATGGGAAGTAGAATACTACATTCAAATATTTTACATGTGCCTTTGATGACCCTATGATGACCCTTAAGGGACAAGTCTTACAGCGTGGTGAATAAAATCAGAAAACACTGTTACTTTTAAACTCTGTGGATCAAAGTACCTCCTCGAAGAGTTACGACACTGAGCATGACGTCTGAGAGATATACATGTTCGAATTcgttttcataaatattttgttcatgCTTTATGCAATGTTTATAAACTACATGATTACCTCAGAGCACGTCGGGTGAATACCTATGGTGGTATCAAAGTGTTCCTTGGTGGCGCCACACTTCATAGCAACGGCATAGCCTTGTGTGATCTCGCCCGCATTTGGTCCCAAGATGTGGAATCCAACAACTCTGTCCTGAAATAAGAATTGAACACTAGGCTTCAAATATGCTAATGCATACACAGAGCGGGGTGGGAATTGTGGGAAATGAatggaatgggggagggggggggcagaatcCAAAACTACAAATAAGCCACAGGGTTTCAGAAATGGGATGAGTACATTACGAGTGGACAAGGCACCTTAGAGAATGCAGTGTAGGAACCTTGACTTCACTGGGGGGGGACATCCACTTATGGTACTGAGGTACTGAGGGTACTGAGGGAAAAAATAATTCCAGTGACTTTTTTGCAGGAGACCATTTGGGTCAAACATCTCAATTTAGGCCAATGGTTTTAGACTGATTGCTGACTGTCACATTTGACAAAATTTGCTTGATTTATCACAATAACAATCCACTGTCTTTCGTACAGACTTTGTCATGAGAGAGCATTTGTTAGAAAACTCTCTCCCAGTGTCGATAAGTAATGGCTTCTCAAAACATCAAACAAGCACGACATTTAGCCCTTAACCAAATTCTTACCCCATCAGCtttattgcaaattattttcccATAGCAACCAGCTTCATCTCTATGGGCAACAGTGTACTCCAATGGTTGAAAGTAGGCATGATAAACCTGAAAATAGCAAAAGTGGGAGTGTTATCATATAAATTATCAAGAGTGTGTACAAAAGTTGGAAATGTTGCAAGGTATGCTGCATATGTCCCTAGCAACCGAGATGGAAATGTTGTCAACCAGTCCGACATACAGAATATGGACTTAgaaacattaattattaaagtttGACTTATTCTACAATGTTTACTTGTAGCAAACATTAATGCTAATAACAACTAGTATGATAAAATATCTACTTTGTTTTCAAAGCATAAAAACTTCTACATGAGGTAAGGTGAAGTGCagtcaaaatgtcaaaacaaaatACTTATAGTTATTGAGCTGTTATACTGTGTACAAAGGTTATACAACCAACTGAATTactgataataatgataacccACCCGTTTCACAGTATCATACAGTTATACGGTATCATAATATcatataaaacatccacaataatattgttgcatatagtaTTACCCATTTCatatagtatcatacaataacaTTGTACcataataatatcatataaaacatccacaataatattgttgcatatagtaTTACCCATTTCatatagtatcatacaataacaTTGCACcataataatatcatataaaacatccacaataatattgttgcatatagtaTTACCCATTTCatatagtatcatacaataacaTTGTACcataataatatcatataaaAACATCCGCAATAATATTGATGCATATAGTATTACCCATTTCatatagtatcatacaataacaTTGTaccataataatataatataaaacatccacaataatattgttgcatatagtaTTACCCATTTCatatagtatcatacaataacaTTGTAccattataatataatataaaacatccacaataatattgttgcatatagtaTTCCCCATTTCatatagtatcatacaataacaTTGTaccataataatataatataaaacatccacaataatattgttgcatatagtaTTACCCATTTAATATAGTATCATACATTAACATTGtactataataaatataatataaaacatccacaataatattgttgcatataaTATTACCCATGTCATATAGTATCATACCATAATatttcatcataataatataatattaaaaagcCACAATTATATTTGTTGCATATAGTATTACATAGTACAATGACATATTATGATAACGATTATattgttcatttttctttaatattacagtacaataGTATTGAATACTAGCATGTAATCGGCCGGATAGCCACAAGACGTTGTAGGCCGAGATCAGTCATGTGATTGAAACCTAAAAATCACATGGTACTAGTGTACATGACAAAGCCTTAAGTATATATCCTAACTTAAAAGTAGAACATGGTTCTCTTAACACTACAAGGTTAGGTATCCTATCGTTTAAAACTAATTATGAAAGCTGTTTTGGGGGGAATTTGGGTTAATTGGTGAATTTTTATTCAATAATTAGATCCCATAGTGATGCTGTGCATTATCTTGAACATGTCAAGCTTCACGTCGCAAGAATTAAGAATATGGAGTCAAGAAATTGTAGTATCCAATTCCAATTTTGTATGTTAGCAACAGAAATCAGAATAAGGGAAAGTGTCTAGACGGGGAGATCTTTAGAGTAAAATGAAATCGTTTTAAATCCTTGAGGTCAATCAGGCGAATAGGTCTAGGGAGTTGGGTTTTAGTTGAATATACCAACATCTTATTTTGAGGGTTTTGTTTGTTACAATCGGCAACCAAGAGTGAGAAGTTCCTCATGATATCTTGCGTgtgtttgatattattttatgCCTGCTAGGAACAAGCAAACCAAACCATTATCTTAAACATCTACCAATTAGATTTCCCCATTTTGGTAAACATTACAAATATGACATTGCTTCATATAAACAACTAAATTCTCAAAATGAAAACCAAAGTTTGAAAAGGCCATCACAGTGCCAATTGTCTTTAAATTGTATTCCCTTATTCATGGTCATCTTATACAGAGCCGTATCTTATAATTCCCTAAACTGAACTCCATGCAAATTCTTCAAGAGTGGTAAACTAACTTAACTATCTCGAGTCGTAtttgtaaaatgttgttaaaatatTGCTGTTCTTTTGGCTCCACAGCATAACATAATGACAGTTAATGGCAGCCCCCCTGAAATAACTTTTAATCATGAAATATCCCTAAGAGATGAAAACTTTGTCCCAGCCGATCCACAGATGTCGACCTCTTCACCCTCGTATCTCCTTGATCAAATCATGACGATGGTTGGGATTTTTTTCTGACGTTTACTTACCTCAATATTGTCTTCCCCAAACGTATCAGTAGCATCCTCTTCTGAATAGCCGATGGCGCCATACTCCAGCGGAGTAAACACCGTGGTAGGAACGTTTATGTAATCACACTGTGAAACGATAAAACGCACACAAAAAATCCACTTGTGAAATTGCTGAGTTTGTTTCACATTCAAATCTATCAGACATATCACTCTAGTTCAACATTTTACAGAATATTAAGCAGAACACAATTGAAAGATCCTGATATTCGATATCTTCAAATTAAAACAGAAGTTCAAGCCAAGAAACGCAATTTGAAGATACAGAAAATTCTACATTTCTACatttaacaaaattgtaaaGCCTAGAAAATACAACTAGAGGGATACTGAAAACTGGAGTTGAAAACTCACCTGTCTCGATGAGTCACCGTACAATCTCCTTGAGAGGAGTTTGCCTGCCTCTATGGCAACTGGAGTGAGTTCATGGCCGCCCTCCATGATGTCACCGATCGCATAAATGTTAGGAACATTGGTCTGCTCGTTCACAACCGGGATTTTCCCGTTCCTGTGAAGGATGAATGATACATATAGTGGAAGTAGAACATAAAATAACTGgtgaaagaagaacaataacTTACCAGTAAAAGAACAATACCTTACCAGTAAAAGAACAATACATAAtctgtgaaaaaacaaaacttagCCAGTGTAAGAACAGTACATAAGTAGtgaaaaaaacaatacataacCCGCAAGAGATAAATACACAACCAGTGTAAGAACACAATACATGAACAATGAAAGAACATTATACAAATGGTTGAAAGAAAGTTTCATTTATGGTGAAAGAACAATACACCactgttaaaagaaaaaaaattatcaacagTACCATTCATTCTTCATTCAACAACCAAACGGACAAgataacaaaacatttatgaCAACCTTTTGTGGGAATGCCAAGCTAAAGAAATGAGAGTTACTTACAAGCTTCAATACAAGAAATGCAAAACTACACATATTTTATAACAAACAACTTACAGCAAAATGTGTACTAGGGAAACAACAAAAAGGGATACATTTTACAGTGATTTCAAGAGAAGATTTTTGTAACATTTCCATTAATAGCCGTAAACAATCTCTACTGTTTCAAATATGCGGAAAGACTTGAAAGTGGTCACAATAGCAGCAGACAGACAGTAAAGAATGAGCAGAGAGACAGGCAGTAGCAGTAGATAAAAAGGAAtgggcagacagacagacaggaatgggcagacagacagacaggaaTGGGCAGATAGACAGggacaggcagacagacagacagggaCGGGCAGACATAAAGGAATGGGCAGACAGACATAAAGGAACgggcagacagacagaaaggAACGAGCAGCAGACAGACAGTAAAGAATGAGCAGAGAGACAGACAGGGACGGGCAGAGAGACAGACAGGGACGGGCAGAGAGACAGACAGGGACGGGCAGACAGGGACGGGCAGACAgggacggacagacagacagggaCGGGCAGACAGACATAAAGGAATGGGCAGACAGACATAAAGGAACgggcagacagacagaaaggAACGAGCAGACAGACAGAAACGGGCAGACAGACAGGAACGGGCAGACAGACAGGAACGGGCAGACAGACAGGAACGGGCAGACAGACAGGAACGGGCAGACAGACAGGCGGTAGCAGCAGAAAGAAATTCTAAAAGGAACACATAGGATTCTAAGTTTCCTTCCAATCCACGGTTTTACAGTGACCAGTGATAGTGTTGATTAAACTTGCACTTACTTTGGGTTCGTTAAGACTCCAGTTTTCTCAAGGCCGATCTCACTGGTGCAGGCATCACGACCAATTGCCATTAAAacctttttgaaaaattgaaataaaatgaagcaGTGAAATATTCATGTAATAGAAAAACATGCTTAAGGCAAACCTACCACCAAGATATACACACAGAGTTATTAAAATCTAATACTGAATTAATGTTTTACTACATAAAACCAGCATCATTTTGCATAACTATTTGAAACTAATATTGAATAACTATTTGAACTTAAACAGTCTCTATCAACTGAGCTACCGAGCCTAAGACACTCATAATTGAGAAAATTATCTTTCGTTGAAAGTCATAACAGCTCTTCCTTCAGATCACACATTATTACCACGATGTTTACCAGTTATCAGAGAAGGCCCTCTTGCTCTCCGTTTATGACTTTGAAGGGAATGGCAAAAGTGAGAAGTTTTTCGAACCAGAATTCCAAATGGCTATATATTGCAGTACGAAAATTTGTACGTGgtaattatgttattattaacattaaagTTTGTATCAATACGTAGTTCCTTATCACTTGTTTCCTTTCTGTGTTTGCATCTATGCTGTGTTCACATCTATCCTGATTTCCTAAGAATCATTTGTTTTCTTAGTATGTTCACATCTACACCAGTCTCCTAATGATGACTTGTTTTCTTACTGTGTTCACATCTACACCGATCTCCTAATGATCACTTGTCTTCTTACTGTGTTCACATCTACACCGATCTCCTAATGATCATTTGTTTTCTTACTGTGTTCACATCTACACCGATCTCCTAATAATCATTTGTTTTCTTACTGTGTTCACATCTACACCGATCTCCTAATGATCACTTGTCTTCTTACTGTGTTCACATCTACACCGATCTCCTAATGATCACTTGTCTTCTTACCGTGTTCACATCTATACTAAATTCCTGAGGATCATCTGTTTTCTTGTAGTAGACTCTCAACAACGGTGGGGTTCCTTCTTCAATCTGCTCAATCTATGGAAAAGAAGCGAGAGCTCATTTGGTTGTTTAAACATCGAGGATCGCTGAAAAACATTTGCCCCAGAGGCTCACAGAAGAGAATGTGGAGCCCTGCAAAGGGGCTTGCACAATCCATGGCACAACTTTGATCTAGTAGAAAGTGTGATATGCTGTATCAATTACAACTACAATTAACTAAGTGATCAAGCCTGGCTATGCAGGGCTCCTGATTCTCACTGCCTACACTGTACTCACCCTTGTTGGTACGCACTTACGGAGGAAGTGCGTGCCGTGTTTCTCCATGTACGTGCCGATCATGTCTGCCATCTGCTGGTCGAACCCCCTGAGGAGAATGGAACGAACCATCACTGTGACATCCAGACCCATTCCGGTCAGGAAACCGGCGCATTCCAGAGATACGTACGAGGCACCGATTGTAAGCGTCTTTCCCGGGCAGTAGCTCAGGGAAAACAGGTCATCgctgaaatggaaaaaaagagaTCAAAGAATGGTTCCGAATGACATTAGAAATCTGTTTAGTCGGTGGCGAAGATTTCCAATGAAGAAGGCAACCTTTCCAAATCAAAATGAAGGCAGTAGATTGGTCCAGAGGGATACAGACAGTGATGGGTCAAAGGTCTTATGACATCCCAGGATAAATCACAGAGTATGATGCAGAGGGTTAGTGTTTCTTTCATGGCCTTAATTCAGATTTACTTGAAGTTTATGCTAAAGTCTGCTCTGCCAGAACGCTTCCAAATATGCTTTTGTCTTCCTCAAGTCTTTTCTTGAGCTCGAGGACATTATTCAGTAACTTCTTCAACTTGGGGCTTTGCAATATTTATcgtcattttttgttttgtttatacaaATGCTTTCTGTATATTGCTTTACTCCAGTTAATCGTTCTTGCAAATGTTTTTGAATGATAATAACAGGATCATTTGCACTCAAtcttgtgtatatgtgtataagTAAGACTAACCAGAGACATGGAACCAACCACCACATCCCTTTAAGTGTTAACATCTACACACAAGATAAACAAATTGTTTTTGAGAACTGTGAAATCTGGATAAAATGCAGAAAGGTTTTAATATGTACACGATAGACATTCTCTCAGTAAAAGGCTTCAACATTGTTTCCTCTGAAAGAGACTTATTAAACTCTCACAAGCCCAGTTGCTAATCTTGTTCCTCAGGGATGTGCCTAAGAGATTTTATGTCAAAAACTCCAACCTACCATCCATTCACATACTATGTTTATTTCCTAATGAACTTTCTATTGGATTTGCCTGTAATTGCAAAAGCATACTTGCTATAAAGGAAACAGCTTTGCAAGAAACCTTTAATATGAAGATTGGAATAAGTCTTTGTCTGAAACACAGATCAACTAAGGATTTaatgttatcaacattttaccaaacctgcaaaatattaaacaagcTATGGTTAATCTCCCACAATTGTGTTAAATCTAAACTATCCAATTAAagcatataaatatttgtcttcAGACAGCACCTCACTCTAGATACCTTGCTATGTAGGTAACATACACATGTCGGATACACCACACTGAATATCCTTTATTTATCAGGTGTTAATTAACAACTTAAACCCTTCATTTGTCACAAAGCCCTCTCACACTCTGAGACGAAACTATCCATTGCTCTCAGACGACAAGGTGAACTTCTCTATGACTGTGGCAGACAGTGTATTTATAATTCCATGTGACTTAAACAGTGAGCTACACATTCAGATGAAAGTATTTTCCTTATCTCTCCACTCTTTCCTCAGTCAGGATGTATCAAGTTAAAACATACTACAGCATTCATTACCTTGTTATTGCAAACTCCTTCACCCCTGGTATGTCTGGATACCGTGGTCTCATCCCGGTGGCCAGTAGAATCTTCTCTGCTTTGAAAGTCTGCACTTTGTTCCTTTTGTTAACGGTCTGAAAAGAACAATGGAAGCCCCCAAAACAAAGTTTAACGATGTTATAGTATCATACAGGCCTTTTAGGCTCTTTCATTTAACAAGAATGGTCATTTGACAGAGGGAAAAAATAGTTAAAAACATCACAACAACAGACAAACACATCTGATCTATTAATCTACAACACATACAATATATCTACAGTTGGTGTTGACCAAGGATTATAACATAAACCCAACAAAGTTACAACAGAAAAGTGCTCAAAATAGCCTCTCTTACAGCCTGCTGATTTAGATGATATCCAAATCAAAATTTAACATATTCTAGCTGTATATTCTAACTACATattctatctatatatctgcATCTAACTATATATTATGTAATTCCATGCATCTAACTACATACATCCCTTGGCTGGGCTTCGTTATCTACCGTACAGCATCTTTTATGCTGAATGGTTTTGTGAGATCAAATTACAACGCAAAGAACAAATATCTGGCTTGCTTTCAATCGTTTTTACCTTTTCGATATCGATTTGAACTATTTTAGTTTTAACTTGTGACatcatataaagaaaaaaacttggTAACACATTAATTAATCTGATTATTAGCCTTAAAGTCGCTGTTACACTATAATGCTTACACTACAAAATTCCAATCACAGTTGATGTTTGTGACCTTAGTACCGGATGTGTACAAAAAAGGGGAGACCCTGAAAATGCCATCCGTTACTGAATTATGCCAACTAACCTTGACTGTCGCCTTGGACGATCGTGTAACATAATTTGCACTGATAAATGAATCTCCATCTCGCTCTCAATTCTCATCAAACATCGATCTATCCCTGACTTACCGGCAGTTAGGACAATCGTTAACTTAATAATCAACAGACTACTTCGGAAAGAGAAGGTCATTTCACCCAGGCCTCCCAAAATAACATTCCTGCAATCATGGACTCATATAAAAGTAATTATACCAGACAAAATGCCATTTGTTTCCATGGAAACTGATGCTTCAAAACATCAAATGGACTTTGATGAGGCAGAGTCAGGAAATTGCCTCTCTCCCTTTTTTTGGGCTTGAAGGATTGCT carries:
- the LOC139962090 gene encoding thioredoxin reductase 1, cytoplasmic-like, producing MPPVSVRETVLNNIQSNDVMVFSKTTCPFCNQVKELFKQEGIVYKSLELDKLDNGLQIQDMLFEMSGQKTVPNVFIRGSHVGGCDSTIQAHTDGRLRQLLSPPPAEGYDYDLVVIGGGSGGLAASKEAAKLGKRVAVCDFVKATPKGTTWGLGGTCVNVGCIPKKLMHQAALLGEALKDSKNYGWETPEKVQHNWDTLKNAVQDHIGSLNWNYRVQLRDKSVTYINGYAEFTDRHTIKTVNKRNKVQTFKAEKILLATGMRPRYPDIPGVKEFAITSDDLFSLSYCPGKTLTIGASYVSLECAGFLTGMGLDVTVMVRSILLRGFDQQMADMIGTYMEKHGTHFLRKCVPTRIEQIEEGTPPLLRVYYKKTDDPQEFSIDVNTVLMAIGRDACTSEIGLEKTGVLTNPKNGKIPVVNEQTNVPNIYAIGDIMEGGHELTPVAIEAGKLLSRRLYGDSSRQCDYINVPTTVFTPLEYGAIGYSEEDATDTFGEDNIEVYHAYFQPLEYTVAHRDEAGCYGKIICNKADGDRVVGFHILGPNAGEITQGYAVAMKCGATKEHFDTTIGIHPTCSEVFTTMDVTKASGLDVTTTGC